The Streptomyces sp. NBC_00224 genome contains the following window.
TGGCGACGGACACGGACGTGGCGGAGGCCGTGGCCTTCCTGGCCTCGGACCGGGCGAAGGCGATCACCGGACAGTCGCTGCTGGTGAACGCCGGGGAGATCATGCGCTAGCCGGCTGTCGCGTCGACTGCCCGGACCCACCTCACCCTCTCGGCCGCACGGGACCCGCATCCCGTGCGGCCGTTCACGTATGTACGCGTCTGACGAAGTGCTCGTTCATCGTGTGGTCCGGGTCACGGGCGCGACAACACCCCGTTCCGTAAAGCGAAGGCAAAATCGTTCCACTTTATGATCTGTGTTCATATCCATGACCGCCGAAAGCCTTGACCAGCCCTCCGAACAGGCGGTTCAATCCCCGGAAGTCCCCGCTCCCGCACGGGGCCCGCTGAGCCGGACGCACTGACGAAGAGCACCGGCAGACACCTCGATGTTCACAAGGCGGACCCCTCGGAGGGGACAATGAACAGTCTCGACTGGGCCGTGCTCATCGGCTACTTCGGAGTGATGGTCGCGATCGGCGTCTGGTCCCACAAGCGGGTCGACGACGTCGCCGACTTCTTCACGGCCGGCGGCAAGATGCCGTGGTGGCTCTCGGGCATCTCGCACCACATGTCCGGGTACAGCGCGGTGATGTTCACGGGGTATGCGGGGATCGCGTACACCTATGGAGTCACTTCGTACGTGACCTGGTCCTTCCCCATCGCCATCGGCATCGCCATCGGGTCCTCCCTGTTCGCACCCCGGCTCAACCGGCTGCGCTCCAAGCTGCACGTGGCCTCGCCGCTCGAATACCTCAAGAACCGCTACAACATCCCGACCCAGCAGGCTCTCGCCTGGTCCGGAATGCTCCTGAAGATCGTCGACGTCGGCGCCAAGTGGGCGGCCATCGCGACCCTGCTCTCCGTCTTCACGGGCATGTCCATCAACCAGGGCATTCTCATCACGGGCGTCATCACCGGCATCTACTGCACGGTCGGCGGTCTGTGGGCCGACGCCCTCACGGAGCTCGGCCAGTTCATCATCCAACTCTGCGCGGGCGTCGCGATGCTGATCGCCGTGATGTCGAAGCTCAGCGGCTTCAGCACCTTGTGGACCGTGTGGGACGACCTCCCGGACGTCCACACCCACCCGACGGCGGGCCCGTATACGGTGACGTTCCTGCTCGCCTACCTATTCATCAAGACGTTCGAATACTCGGGCGGGATGTGGAACCAGGCCCAGCGCTACATGGCTACCGACTCGGCCCGCTCCGCGACCCGTTCGGCCCGGCTCTCCGCCATCCTGTGGCTGGTCTGGCCGCTGGTCCTGTTCTTCCCCATGTGGTGCGCGCCGCTCCTGGTGCACGCCAAGAAGCCGGATGCCTCCGACTCCTACGCCCTGATGACCGAGAGCCTGCTGCCGCACGGGCTGCTCGGCCTGGTCATCGTCGGGTTCTTCTCCCACACGATGGCGATGTGTTCCTCGGACGCCAACGCCATCTCGGCCGTCTTCACCCGGGACATCGCGCCGGTCCTTTCCAAGGCGGCCCGTTCCTGGAGCTCGCGAGGCGGGCTGCTCGCGGCGCGGCTGTCCACGGTCTCGTTCCTGGCGCTGTCGATGGCGCTCGCCACGCAGATCAACTCCCCTGCGTTCAAGGACATCATCACGGTGGTCATCAAGTGGGTGGCCGGGCTGATGGGCCCGATCGCGATCCCGTTCATGCTCGGCCTGCTGCCGCGGTTCCGTAAGTCGGGTCCCACGGCGGCGCTGACCAGTTGGGCGATGGGGCTTGTGGCGTTCTGGCTGGTGAACTACCCGATCAACTGGGCCATCGAGGACGGCGTTCCGCTGCAGTACCAGGTGTCGGTGCCGCTCGCCGTCTCGCTGGTGCTGTACATCCTGATCGGCTACATCAAGCCTGAGGACACGCCCGAGCGGGACGCGCTGCTGGCGCGGATCAACTCCGATGACGACGGCCCGGGTTCGGCGTCGGCGGCGGCGACGATTCCGGCGCAGCCGGGCGAGCCGAAGGTGATGGAGCTCTGACGGGGCTCCGCGGGGCTAGGACCGGGGGTAACGGGCCAGCCAGCCCGGGGTGTTGACCGTTGGGCCGTGCAGGGCCGGGCCCTGGGTCATCTCCATGGCGAAGTCGTCGGCGAGTTCGAGGACCGTGGAGCGGCCTTCCAGCTCGGCGAGCCAGCCGGGTGGGAGGGCCGTTTCGCCGTGCAGGGCGCCCAGGAGCGTGCCGCAGAGGGTGCCGGTGGCGCCGGAGGGGCCGTCGTGGTTGACGGCGAGCAGCAGGCCGTGGCGGATGTCCTCGCCGACCAGGGCGCAGTACACGGCGATGGCCAGCGCCTCCTGGGCGAGGTGGCCCTCGCCGAGCGAGGCGACCAGGCCGGGGC
Protein-coding sequences here:
- a CDS encoding sodium:solute symporter family protein, yielding MNSLDWAVLIGYFGVMVAIGVWSHKRVDDVADFFTAGGKMPWWLSGISHHMSGYSAVMFTGYAGIAYTYGVTSYVTWSFPIAIGIAIGSSLFAPRLNRLRSKLHVASPLEYLKNRYNIPTQQALAWSGMLLKIVDVGAKWAAIATLLSVFTGMSINQGILITGVITGIYCTVGGLWADALTELGQFIIQLCAGVAMLIAVMSKLSGFSTLWTVWDDLPDVHTHPTAGPYTVTFLLAYLFIKTFEYSGGMWNQAQRYMATDSARSATRSARLSAILWLVWPLVLFFPMWCAPLLVHAKKPDASDSYALMTESLLPHGLLGLVIVGFFSHTMAMCSSDANAISAVFTRDIAPVLSKAARSWSSRGGLLAARLSTVSFLALSMALATQINSPAFKDIITVVIKWVAGLMGPIAIPFMLGLLPRFRKSGPTAALTSWAMGLVAFWLVNYPINWAIEDGVPLQYQVSVPLAVSLVLYILIGYIKPEDTPERDALLARINSDDDGPGSASAAATIPAQPGEPKVMEL